One Turneriella parva DSM 21527 genomic region harbors:
- a CDS encoding helicase-related protein: protein MDEIVPNSQRFFGSGMAKAAVISCLKDAKIVRIATAFFEPTGWALLAEILEQKTVRLLVGREEGAADRVGDLLREFFEELHAGGLKEHPTVLKQLLTALRGGRLIIKLSTTKRPQSSIDVRYLYHHAKLYMADNLGVVVTSANFTRNGLEISREAGYLVSEKNDVQYFVDQFDDYFDKAESLTAEFIQALEEILELRSPNEVYCRALLEIYGMPDDSFSGNLPSPAMYQKPIISRLVRGVTDFGGAFLVASTGLGKTIIAAHTVAILRARDLVHAVMVFAPAGLKDMWSKAMRSARVSSREFSYQILSMDDWKRYRQALLLDDELKNNLNGVLLILDESHHMRNDEDSKKDSRLRHRRIDSAVKKGAQVLLLTATPYSRDVQDINNQLKLLPRHLVKGEFFETRKKWNINTPKDLAELAPCTVLTAPTVIKHFSHTDINGRRYVEFGNDRRLFFPEKIHLKTIKYANAYNSFLKELKQSNLLRKRIISEYESDLFADAGNSGKIDYLFEARLLHQFCSSAAQVKVTLDKLSREGGYDKMRFEAQEQLTVLAAALLHRINKIPDEKISRLTEIVREHAGEKMVIFCIYKETAKELTKALSEVFPALVIRSTVDLDPDDLDNVLDFFAPIANDKIQPNQETGEFYQKIKENRIDILIASEAISEGFNLQDARILINYDLPWSILQLAQRMGRLMRPWHEPRELLIFNFLPDTMYDAELRHGETWLKRLDKRNKEHQSFANLPVLFPPGNEAVNLESLSNALQHFESADLELDEAMSFIGNAMQVETSSVLDDLAQMPQAEHERIRRIRTGFRSRVVRSAEDPSLFLLISVRSSIFPALFRPDGSFFLPPQEISRPLEILRKKRFEPIMENNLDPAFMDDFQERCLKVWLREFGEARDKVRIVCALFFA, encoded by the coding sequence ATGGACGAGATTGTACCAAACTCCCAGCGATTCTTCGGTTCTGGAATGGCAAAGGCCGCCGTAATAAGTTGCTTAAAAGATGCCAAGATTGTAAGAATCGCGACCGCCTTTTTCGAGCCTACCGGATGGGCACTGCTTGCCGAAATTCTCGAGCAGAAGACCGTGCGTCTGCTTGTGGGGCGCGAAGAGGGGGCTGCAGATCGCGTGGGAGATCTTCTACGGGAATTTTTCGAAGAGCTTCACGCTGGTGGTTTGAAAGAGCACCCAACGGTTCTGAAACAACTACTTACCGCACTTCGTGGTGGCCGGCTAATCATTAAGTTATCTACTACCAAGCGACCACAATCTTCAATAGACGTTAGGTATTTGTACCACCATGCCAAGTTGTACATGGCAGATAATCTGGGTGTTGTAGTTACCTCGGCTAACTTCACCAGAAACGGGTTGGAAATCAGTCGGGAGGCCGGCTACTTGGTTTCAGAAAAGAATGATGTCCAATACTTCGTAGATCAGTTTGACGATTATTTCGACAAAGCAGAATCTCTAACAGCTGAATTTATTCAGGCCCTAGAAGAGATACTGGAGCTTCGCTCTCCGAATGAAGTGTATTGCCGAGCACTCCTGGAAATCTACGGTATGCCCGATGATAGTTTTTCGGGAAACTTACCCAGTCCTGCAATGTACCAGAAGCCAATAATCTCGCGCTTAGTCAGGGGAGTAACTGATTTCGGAGGAGCGTTTCTTGTAGCATCAACGGGGCTAGGCAAGACGATAATTGCTGCTCACACAGTTGCTATTCTGCGAGCTAGGGACCTGGTACACGCGGTCATGGTTTTTGCGCCGGCTGGTTTGAAAGACATGTGGTCGAAGGCTATGCGTTCAGCACGAGTCTCCAGTCGCGAATTCTCTTACCAGATCCTATCCATGGATGACTGGAAGAGATACCGGCAAGCGCTATTGTTGGATGATGAGCTCAAGAACAATCTGAACGGGGTGTTGCTTATCCTGGACGAAAGCCATCACATGCGCAATGATGAAGACAGTAAGAAAGATTCAAGATTGAGACACAGGCGCATTGATTCTGCGGTAAAAAAGGGGGCCCAGGTACTATTGCTGACTGCAACTCCCTATAGCCGCGATGTTCAAGATATAAACAATCAACTGAAACTGTTGCCTCGCCATCTGGTTAAAGGAGAATTCTTTGAAACCAGAAAGAAATGGAACATAAATACCCCCAAAGATCTCGCTGAGCTTGCGCCGTGTACAGTATTGACAGCGCCGACGGTTATTAAACACTTTAGCCATACCGACATAAATGGCCGTCGCTATGTCGAATTTGGGAATGATCGCCGTCTTTTTTTTCCTGAAAAGATTCACCTGAAGACCATCAAATATGCCAATGCCTATAACAGCTTTCTGAAAGAACTAAAGCAGAGTAATCTACTACGCAAGCGGATAATCAGTGAGTACGAAAGTGATCTATTTGCCGATGCTGGAAATTCCGGGAAAATAGACTATCTTTTTGAAGCGCGGCTTCTCCATCAATTCTGCTCGTCGGCTGCACAAGTAAAGGTCACACTCGATAAGCTTAGCAGAGAAGGCGGCTATGACAAGATGCGATTCGAAGCGCAGGAACAGCTTACCGTGCTTGCCGCTGCTCTATTACATCGCATCAACAAGATACCGGACGAAAAGATTTCAAGATTGACGGAAATCGTTCGTGAGCATGCCGGTGAAAAAATGGTGATCTTTTGCATATACAAGGAGACTGCAAAGGAACTGACAAAGGCTCTATCCGAAGTATTTCCCGCGTTAGTGATACGCTCAACGGTAGATTTAGATCCAGATGATCTAGATAACGTCTTGGATTTTTTTGCCCCGATAGCGAACGATAAAATCCAGCCAAATCAAGAAACGGGCGAATTTTATCAGAAAATAAAAGAAAATCGTATAGATATTTTGATCGCCTCAGAGGCAATATCGGAAGGGTTTAACCTGCAGGACGCCAGAATACTTATCAACTATGATCTACCATGGTCTATTCTTCAACTGGCCCAGCGCATGGGCAGGCTTATGCGCCCATGGCATGAACCAAGGGAACTACTGATTTTCAATTTTCTTCCCGATACTATGTATGATGCGGAGCTCAGGCACGGCGAAACCTGGCTGAAGAGATTAGATAAACGTAACAAAGAGCACCAGTCCTTCGCGAATCTGCCTGTACTATTCCCGCCGGGTAATGAAGCAGTTAACCTCGAATCACTGAGCAATGCGCTGCAACATTTCGAATCCGCTGACTTGGAACTTGACGAAGCCATGAGCTTCATTGGGAATGCGATGCAAGTAGAAACGAGTAGCGTGCTCGACGATCTTGCGCAAATGCCCCAAGCTGAGCACGAACGTATTCGGCGGATTCGCACTGGCTTTCGCAGCAGGGTAGTCCGATCAGCAGAAGATCCTTCTTTGTTCCTTCTCATTTCGGTTAGAAGTTCCATTTTCCCAGCTTTATTCAGGCCAGATGGGTCATTCTTTCTCCCTCCGCAGGAAATCAGTAGGCCTCTTGAGATTCTGCGAAAGAAGCGGTTCGAACCAATCATGGAGAATAACTTGGACCCTGCTTTTATGGACGATTTTCAAGAAAGGTGCTTAAAAGTGTGGCTTCGTGAATTTGGTGAAGCCCGTGACAAGGTACGAATAGTTTGTGCCCTTTTCTTCGCTTAA
- a CDS encoding BrnT family toxin, with product MKDIRWNTEKNQKLIDERGISFENIVDYLERGEILEVFDHPNQDKYKAQKVFSIQITDYVYLVPFVETESEIFLKTIIPSRQATKKHRGGK from the coding sequence GTGAAGGATATTCGATGGAATACTGAGAAGAATCAGAAACTTATCGATGAGCGCGGTATCTCGTTTGAGAACATCGTGGATTATTTAGAGCGAGGTGAGATTCTTGAAGTTTTTGATCACCCAAATCAGGACAAGTACAAAGCGCAAAAGGTGTTCAGCATTCAGATTACCGATTATGTCTATTTGGTTCCATTTGTTGAAACGGAATCGGAAATTTTCCTGAAGACGATCATTCCTAGCAGGCAGGCGACTAAAAAGCACAGGGGCGGAAAATAG